A single window of Arvicanthis niloticus isolate mArvNil1 chromosome X, mArvNil1.pat.X, whole genome shotgun sequence DNA harbors:
- the Plxna3 gene encoding plexin-A3 isoform X3, translating to MPTVCLLPLLFFTIGGCLGSSRPFRTFVVTDTTLTHLAVHRVTGEVFVGAVNRVFKLAPNLTELRAHVTGPIEDNARCYPPPSMRVCSHRLVPVDNVNKLLLIDYAARRLVACGSIWQGICQFLRLDDLFKLGEPHHRKEHYLSGAQEPDSMAGVIVEQGQGPSKLFVGTAVDGKSEYFPTLSSRKLIDDEDSGDMFSLVYQDEFVSSQIKIPSDTLSLYPAFDIYYIYGFVSASFVYFLTLQLDTQQTLLDTAGEKFFTSKIVRMCAGDSEFYSYVEFPIGCSWRGVEYRLVQSAHLAKPGLLLAQALGVPADEDVLFTIFSQGQKNRANPPRQTVLCLFTLSSINAHIRRRIQSCYRGEGTLALPWLLNKELPCINTPMQINGNFCGLVLNQPLGGLHVIEGLPLLADSTDGMVSVAAYTYHQHSVVFIGTRSGNLKKVRVDGSQDAQLYETVSVVQGSPILRDLLFSPDHRHIYLLSEKQVSQLPVETCEQYLSCAACLGSGDPHCGWCVLQHRCCREGACPGASAPYGFTEELSKCIQVRVRPNNVSVTSSGVQLTVTMRNMPDLSVGVSCSFEEVTESEAILLPSGELRCPSPSLQELQTLTRGHGATHTVRLQLLSMETGVKFAGVDFVFYNCSALQSCMSCVGSPYPCHWCKYRHMCTSHPHECSFQEGRVHSPEGCPEILPRGDLLIPVGVMQPLTLRAKNLPQPQSGQKNYECVVRVQGRQHRVPAVRFNSSSVQCQNASYFYEGDEFGDTELDFSVVWDGDFPIDKPPSFRALLYKCWAQRPSCGLCLKADPRFNCGWCISEHRCQLRAHCPAPKSNWMHPSQKGARCSHPRITQIHPLTGPKEGGTQVTIVGENLGLTSREVGLRVAGVRCNSIPTEYVSAERIVCEMEESLVPSPPPGPAELCIGDCSADFRTQSQQLYSFVTPTFDRVSPTRGPASGGTRLTISGTSLDAGSRVTVIIRDGECQFVRRDAEAIVCISPVSTLGPSQAPITLAIDHANISSTGVIYTYTQDPTVTHLEPTWSIINGSTSITVSGTHLLTVQEPRVRAKYRGIETTNTCQVINDTAMLCKAPGIFLGHPQPRAQGEHPDEFGFLLDHVQAARSLNRSSFTYYPDPSFEPLGPSGVLDVKPGSHVVLKGKNLIPAAAGSSRLNYTVLIGGQPCALTVSDTQLLCDSPSQTGRQPVMVLVGGLEFWLGTLHITADRALTLPAMVGLAAGGGLLLLAITLVLVAYKRKTQDADRTLKRLQLQMDNLESRVALECKEAFAELQTDINELTNHMDGVQIPFLDYRTYAVRVLFPGIEAHPVLKELDTPPNVEKALRLFGQLLHSRAFLLTFIHTLEAQSSFSMRDRGTVASLTMVALQSRLDYATGLLKQLLADLIEKNLESKNHPKLLLRRTESVAEKMLTNWFTFLLHKFLKECAGEPLFLLYCAIKQQMEKGPIDAITGEARYSLSEDKLIRQQIDYKTLTLHCVCPESEGSAQVPVKVLNCDSITQAKDKLLDTVYKGIPYSQRPKAEDMDLEWRQGRMARIILQDEDITTKIECDWKRVNSLAHYQVTDGSLVALVPKQVSAYNMANSFTFTRSLSRYELAPCCQQPG from the exons ATGCCCACTGTCTGCCTTCTCCCATTGCTATTCTTCACCATAGGAGGGTGCCTGGGTAGCAGCAGGCCGTTTCGTACCTTTGTGGTGACAGATACCACACTGACTCACCTGGCTGTGCACCGCGTGACTGGGGAGGTGTTTGTAGGTGCCGTGAACCGAGTTTTCAAGCTGGCTCCAAACCTAACTGAACTACGGGCCCATGTCACAGGGCCCATTGAGGACAATGCTCGCTGCTACCCACCCCCTAGCATGCGTGTGTGCTCCCATCGCCTGGTGCCTGTGGACAATGTGAACAAGCTGCTCCTCATAGACTATGCAGCCCGTCGTTTGGTAGCCTGTGGCAGCATCTGGCAGGGCATCTGCCAGTTCCTGCGTCTGGATGACCTCTTCAAGTTGGGTGAGCCCCACCATCGCAAGGAGCACTATCTGTCAGGGGCCCAGGAGCCTGATTCCATGGCTGGTGTCATTGTTGAACAGGGCCAGGGGCCTAGCAAGCTGTTTGTGGGCACCGCTGTTGATGGCAAGTCTGAGTACTTTCCCACCTTAAGTTCCCGTAAGCTCATCGACGATGAGGACAGTGGAGATATGTTCAGTCTG GTGTACCAGGATGAGTTTGTCTCTTCTCAGATCAAGATCCCTTCAGACACACTGTCCTTGTACCCTGCCTTTGACATCTACTACATATATGGCTTTGTCAGTGCCTCCTTCGTGTACTTCTTAACATTGCAGCTGGATACCCAGCAGACGCTGCTGGATACAGCAGGCGAGAAATTCTTCACATCCAAGATCGTGCGCATGTGTGCAGGGGACTCAGAGTTCTACTCTTACGTAGAGTTCCCTATTGGTTGCTCCTGGCGTGGTGTGGAGTACCGCTTGGTGCAGAGTGCCCATCTGGCCAAGCCAGGCCTGCTATTGGCCCAGGCTCTGGGTGTGCCAGCCGACGAGGATGTCCTCTTCACCATCTTCTCTCAGGGCCAGAAGAACCGAGCCAACCCACCTCGGCAGACCGTCCTTTGCCTTTTCACCCTTAGCAGCATTAATGCCCACATCCGGCGTCGAATCCAATCATGCTACCGTGGGGAGGGCACGCTGGCCCTACCCTGGCTGCTGAATAAGGAGCTGCCCTGCATTAACACC CCCATGCAGATCAATGGAAACTTCTGTGGGTTAGTGTTGAATCAACCATTGGGTGGCCTACATGTGATTGAGGGGCTACCATTGCTCGCTGATAGCACCGATGGCATGGTCAGTGTGGCTGCCTACACCTACCACCAGCACTCTGTGGTTTTCATCGGTACACGCAGTGGTAATTTGAAGAAG GTACGGGTCGATGGCTCTCAGGATGCCCAACTATATGAAACGGTCTCTGTGGTGCAGGGCAGCCCCATACTCCGAGACCTGCTCTTCAGCCCTGACCACCGACACATCTACCTCCTGAGTGAGAAACAG GTGAGCCAACTCCCGGTGGAGACCTGTGAGCAGTATCTGAGCTGTGCTGCATGCCTGGGCTCAGGGGACCCACACTGTGGTTGGTGTGTGCTACAGCACAG ATGCTGCCGTGAAGGGGCCTGTCCAGGTGCCTCTGCCCCATATGGCTTTACAGAAGAGCTGAGCAAATGTATACAGGTGCGGGTCCGGCCCAATAATGTATCAGTTACATCCTCTGGGGTGCAG TTGACCGTAACCATGCGCAACATGCCAGACCTCAGTGTGGGTGTGAGTTGTTCTTTTGAGGAGGTGACTGAAAGTGAGGCTATTCTGCTGCCCTCTGGAGAGCTACGATGCCCTTCACCATCCCTTCAGGAGCTCCAGACACTTACCAGAGGGCATG GGGCCACTCATACTGTGCGGCTTCAGTTGCTCTCCATGGAGACTGGTGTCAAGTTTGCTGGGGTTGACTTTGTCTTCTATAACTGCAGTGCCCTCCAGTC GTGTATGTCCTGTGTTGGCAGCCCTTACCCTTGCCACTGGTGTAAGTACCGTCATATGTGTACCAGCCACCCACACGAGTGCTCCTTCCAGGAGGGCAGGGTCCACAGCCCTGAG GGCTGCCCAGAGATCCTGCCTCGAGGGGACCTCTTGATTCCTGTGGGTGTCATGCAGCCTCTAACTCTGCGGGCTAAGAACCTGCCACAGCCTCAGTCAGGACAGAAGAATTATGAATGTGTGGTCCGTGTACAGGGGCGGCAGCATCGGGTACCTGCAGTGCGCTTTAACAGCAGCAGTGTGCAGTGCCAGAATGCCTCG tacttcTATGAAGGTGATGAGTTTGGTGACACCGAACTAGACTTCTCTGTGGTCTGGGATGGAGATTTCCCCATTGATAAGCCTCCTAGCTTCCGAG CCCTTCTTTACAAGTGCTGGGCTCAGCGGCCTAGCTGTGGCCTCTGCCTCAAGGCTGATCCCCGATTCAACTGTGGCTGGTGTATCTCGGAGCACAGGTGCCAGCTGCGGGCTCACTGCCCAGCTCCCAAAAGTAACTGGATGCACCCAAGCCAGAAGGGTGCCCGATGCAGCCATCCCCGAATCACCCAG ATTCATCCACTCACAGGACCGAAGGAGGGTGGCACCCAGGTCACCATTGTGGGTGAGAACCTGGGCCTCACTTCCCGTGAGGTTGGCCTTCGAGTAGCTGGTGTACGTTGCAACTCCATTCCCACCGAATATGTCAGTGCTGAAAG GATCGTATGTGAGATGGAGGAATCGCTGGTGCCCAGCCCACCACCTGGGCCTGCTGAGCTATGTATAGGTGATTGTTCTGCTGACTTCCGCACACAGTCCCAGCAACTCTACAGCTTTGTG ACCCCAACATTTGACCGTGTGAGTCCTACTCGGGGCCCAGCTTCTGGGGGTACTCGGCTCACCATCTCTGGAACTTCTCTGGATGCTGGCAGCAGGGTCACAGTGATTATAAGAGATGGAGAGTGCCAGTTTGTGAG GAGAGATGCCGAGGCAATTGTGTGTATCTCACCTGTCTCCACCCTGGGCCCCAGTCAGGCCCCTATCACCCTTGCCATCGACCATGCCAACATCTCCAGCACTGGAGTCATCTATACCTACACCCAGGATCCTACTGTCACACACCTTGAGCCCACCTGGAGCATCATCAA TGGAAGCACCTCCATCACTGTGAGTGGAACCCATCTGCTGACGGTTCAAGAACCCCGTGTACGAGCCAAGTACCGTGGTATTGAGACCACTAAT ACATGCCAGGTGATCAATGACACTGCAATGCTATGTAAGGCCCCTGGCATCTTCCTTGGGCATCCTCAGCCTCGGGCCCAAGGCGAGCACCCTGACGAGTTTGGCTTCTTGCTGGACCATGTGCAGGCAGCCCGCTCTCTCAACCGTTCTTCCTTCACCTACTACCCTGATCCCAGCTTTGAACCACTTGGGCCCTCTGGTGTGCTAGATGTCAAACCTGGTTCGCATGTTGTATTGAAG GGCAAGAACCTGATCCCTGCTGCAGCTGGCAGCTCCCGCCTCAACTATACAGTGTTGATTGGAGGACAGCCATGTGCACTAACTGTCTCAGATACTCAACTTCTGTGTGATTCCCCCAGCCAGACAGGCCGGCAGCCTGTTATG GTGCTGGTGGGTGGCCTGGAGTTCTGGTTGGGCACTCTACACATCACTGCTGATCGGGCACTGACCTTACCAGCTATGGTGGGGCTAGCAGCAGGGGGTGGGCTCTTGCTGCTGGCCATCACTCTGGTGCTGGTCGCCTACAAGCGAAAGACTCAGGATGCAGACCGCACACTTAAGCGGCTTCAGCTACAGATGGACAACCTGGAGTCTCGTGTGGCCTTGGAGTGCAAGGAAG CTTTTGCTGAGCTGCAGACAGATATCAATGAACTGACAAACCACATGGATGGCGTGCAGATCCCCTTCTTGGACTACCGGACCTATGCTGTGCGCGTGCTTTTCCCTGGCATTGAGGCTCATCCAGTGCTCAAGGAACTGGAT ACTCCCCCCAATGTGGAGAAGGCCCTGCGCCTATTTGGACAGTTGCTGCACAGCCGTGCCTTCCTGCTCACCTTCATCCACACTTTGGAGGCCCAGAGCAGTTTCTCCATGCGTGACCGTGGTACTGTGGCCTCACTCACCATGGTGGCCCTGCAGAGCCGGCTTGACTATGCCACTGGGCTGCTCAAGCAACTGCTGGCTGACCTCATAGAGAAAAACCTTGAGAGCAAGAACCACCCAAAGCTGCTATTGCGCAG GACAGAGTCAGTGGCTGAGAAGATGCTCACCAACTGGTTCACATTCCTGCTGCATAAGTTCCTGAAG GAATGCGCCGGGGAGCCACTCTTCCTGCTGTACTGCGCCATCAAGCAGCAGATGGAGAAAGGTCCCATTGATGCCATAACAGGCGAGGCCCGCTACTCCTTAAGTGAGGACAAGCTCATCCGGCAGCAGATCGACTATAAGACCCTG ACTCTGCATTGTGTGTGCCCGGAGAGCGAGGGCAGTGCCCAGGTCCCTGTGAAGGTTCTTAACTGTGATAGCATCACCCAGGCCAAAGACAAGCTGTTGGATACTGTGTACAAGGGTATTCCATACTCTCAGCGCCCCAAAGCTGAGGACATGGACTTGG AATGGCGCCAGGGCCGCATGGCCCGAATCATCCTCCAAGATGAGGACATAACTACAAAGATCGAGTGTGACTGGAAGAGGGTCAACTCACTAGCCCACTACCAG GTGACTGATGGTTCCTTAGTAGCACTGGTGCCCAAACAAGTGTCTGCCTATAACATGGCCAACTCGTTCACCTTCACCCGTTCACTTAGTCGCTATG AGCTTGCTCCGTGCTGCCAGCAGCCCGGATAG